In Opitutaceae bacterium TAV5, one genomic interval encodes:
- a CDS encoding tail protein yields MPTPILALGTFTFSTSTAAFDTLQRVSGWEWAEQKRVGASPILQYTGPEAETITLPGTVFPLHAGAGLDQLDKLRALAAKGEPQALADGQGRSLGRWVITSITEDQSNHLPGGAPRKQTFTISITRYHDDQ; encoded by the coding sequence ATGCCTACGCCCATCCTCGCCCTCGGCACCTTCACCTTTTCGACCTCGACGGCCGCCTTCGACACCTTGCAGCGAGTCAGCGGATGGGAATGGGCCGAACAAAAGCGCGTTGGCGCGTCACCGATACTCCAATACACCGGCCCCGAGGCCGAGACCATCACGCTCCCCGGCACCGTTTTCCCGCTCCACGCGGGCGCCGGACTCGACCAACTCGACAAGCTCCGGGCCCTCGCCGCGAAGGGCGAGCCGCAAGCCCTCGCCGACGGCCAGGGGCGGTCACTCGGGCGGTGGGTGATTACGAGCATCACCGAGGATCAGTCAAACCACCTTCCCGGCGGCGCTCCTCGCAAGCAGACATTCACCATCAGCATCACCCGCTACCATGATGACCAGTGA
- a CDS encoding dihydroxy-acid dehydratase (catalyzes the dehydration of 2,3-dihydroxy-3-methylbutanoate to 3-methyl-2-oxobutanoate in valine and isoleucine biosynthesis) — MKPTTAKTTLNKTRPAARKDHAPDATRQFSSIVHDGADRAPNRSMLRAVGFKDPDFRKTVVGVASTWSMLTPCNMHINKLAEYAEQGANEAGGKGIIFGTITIADGISMGTPGMRYSLVSREVIADSIETVVGGEGFDGLVAIGGCDKNMPGCVMSMARLNRPSVFVYGGTILPGIHPENKKECDIVSVFEAVGQHAAGKLDAAGLKVVEECSIPGPGSCGGMYTANTMANAIEALGLSLPNSSAQIAISKEKEEDCRRAGAAVVELAKKGIRPRDILTKKAFENAITVVIALGGSTNAVLHLLAIAHTAGVKLTIDDFTRIGKRVPVLADLKPSGKYGMVHLSRIGGMPPLMKTLLDRGLIHGDCLTVTGKTVAENLKDVKPYPADQDVIRPFDQPIKADSHLRILYGNLAPEGSVAKISGKEGLRFSGKAIVFEGEEAAMKAILDGRVKAGHVVVIRYEGPVGGPGMREMLSPTSAIMGRGLGKDVALITDGRFSGGSHGFVVGHITPEAAIGGAIGLVKNGDPITIDAVKNQITLDIAAKEIAARKKAWKPKKPYATRGVLAKYAKLVSTASEGAVTDKYL; from the coding sequence ATGAAGCCGACGACTGCCAAAACGACCCTTAACAAGACCAGGCCCGCCGCACGCAAGGACCACGCGCCCGACGCCACCCGCCAGTTTTCCTCCATCGTCCACGACGGAGCCGACCGCGCCCCCAACCGCTCCATGCTCCGCGCCGTCGGATTCAAGGACCCCGATTTCCGGAAAACCGTCGTCGGCGTGGCCTCCACCTGGTCGATGCTCACCCCGTGCAACATGCACATCAACAAGCTCGCCGAATACGCCGAGCAGGGCGCCAACGAGGCCGGCGGCAAGGGCATCATCTTCGGCACCATCACCATCGCCGACGGCATCAGCATGGGCACGCCCGGCATGCGTTACTCGCTCGTCTCCCGCGAGGTCATCGCCGACTCCATCGAAACCGTCGTCGGCGGCGAGGGTTTCGACGGCCTCGTGGCCATCGGCGGCTGCGACAAGAACATGCCCGGCTGCGTCATGTCCATGGCCCGCCTCAACCGCCCCAGCGTCTTCGTCTATGGCGGCACCATCCTGCCCGGCATCCATCCGGAAAACAAAAAGGAGTGCGACATCGTCTCCGTGTTCGAGGCCGTCGGCCAGCACGCCGCGGGCAAGCTCGACGCCGCCGGCCTCAAGGTCGTCGAGGAGTGCTCCATCCCCGGCCCCGGCTCCTGTGGCGGCATGTACACGGCCAACACCATGGCCAACGCCATCGAGGCCCTCGGCCTCTCGCTCCCCAACTCCTCCGCGCAGATCGCCATCAGCAAGGAGAAGGAGGAAGACTGCCGCCGCGCCGGCGCCGCCGTCGTCGAACTCGCGAAAAAAGGCATCCGCCCCCGCGACATTTTGACGAAAAAAGCCTTCGAGAACGCCATCACCGTGGTCATCGCGCTCGGCGGCTCGACCAACGCCGTGCTCCACCTGCTCGCCATCGCGCACACCGCCGGCGTGAAGCTCACCATCGACGACTTCACCCGCATCGGCAAACGCGTGCCCGTGCTCGCCGACCTCAAGCCCTCCGGCAAATACGGCATGGTCCACCTCTCTCGCATCGGCGGCATGCCCCCGCTCATGAAGACGCTGCTCGACCGCGGCCTCATCCATGGCGATTGCCTCACCGTCACCGGCAAGACCGTGGCGGAAAACCTCAAGGACGTGAAACCGTATCCGGCCGATCAGGACGTGATCCGCCCCTTCGACCAGCCGATCAAGGCCGACAGCCACCTGCGCATCCTCTACGGCAACCTCGCGCCCGAGGGCTCCGTGGCGAAAATCTCCGGCAAGGAGGGCCTGCGTTTCTCCGGCAAGGCCATCGTGTTCGAAGGCGAGGAAGCCGCGATGAAGGCGATCCTCGACGGCCGCGTGAAGGCGGGCCACGTCGTCGTGATCCGTTACGAGGGCCCCGTCGGCGGCCCGGGCATGCGCGAGATGCTTTCGCCCACCAGCGCCATCATGGGCCGCGGTCTCGGCAAGGACGTGGCGCTCATCACCGACGGACGTTTCTCCGGCGGCTCGCACGGTTTTGTCGTCGGCCACATCACGCCCGAAGCGGCGATCGGCGGCGCCATCGGTCTCGTGAAAAACGGCGACCCGATCACCATCGACGCCGTCAAGAACCAGATCACGCTCGACATCGCCGCGAAGGAAATCGCCGCGCGCAAGAAGGCGTGGAAACCGAAAAAGCCCTACGCCACCCGCGGCGTGCTCGCCAAGTACGCGAAGCTCGTCAGCACCGCCAGCGAGGGCGCGGTGACGGACAAGTACCTGTGA
- a CDS encoding dihydrolipoyl dehydrogenase encodes MAETTEYDLIVIGGGPAGYAGAIRAGQLGKKVACIELERAGGTCLNWGCIPTKALLKSAELYQKMKKSDVYGITATDVSFDFEKVMSRSRDVSAQMAKGIEFLFKKNKVDYFIGKGHVPAAGMVEITEGEHKGKFFKAKNILIATGCRMRRIPGLDYSGDRVMTSREALANTKLPKSIIIVGAGAIGVEFAYFFNALGTRVTLVEMLPQILPVEDAEVAKTLHRAFDKQGITTLVDTKCENFRVGKDSVKVDLVTGDKKQEVEADFLLSAIGVVANIEGVLGKAASVDLDRNYVKVGDDYQTTIKGIYAAGDIIGPPWLAHIATFEAVNAVNGMFGHGKPKRVKNFPGCTYCQPQVASIGLTEKAAKDKKLDIKVGKFPFTASGKAVASAESEGFVKVVTDAKTGEIYGAHIIGSEATELIAEYGLAIELEASVEEIHQTIHAHPTLSEAIMEAAAASMGEAIHI; translated from the coding sequence ATGGCTGAAACTACGGAATACGATCTCATTGTCATCGGCGGCGGCCCGGCGGGCTACGCAGGCGCGATTCGCGCCGGACAACTTGGCAAAAAGGTGGCGTGCATCGAACTCGAGCGCGCCGGCGGCACCTGCCTCAACTGGGGCTGTATCCCGACAAAGGCCCTCCTCAAGAGCGCCGAGCTTTACCAGAAAATGAAAAAGAGCGATGTCTACGGCATCACGGCCACGGACGTTTCGTTCGATTTCGAGAAAGTCATGAGCCGTTCGCGCGACGTCTCCGCGCAGATGGCCAAGGGCATCGAGTTCCTGTTCAAGAAAAACAAGGTCGATTATTTCATCGGCAAGGGCCACGTGCCCGCCGCCGGCATGGTCGAGATCACCGAGGGCGAGCACAAGGGGAAGTTCTTCAAGGCCAAAAACATCCTTATCGCCACCGGTTGCCGGATGCGCCGCATCCCGGGTCTCGATTACAGCGGGGACCGGGTGATGACTTCCCGCGAGGCGCTCGCCAACACGAAGCTGCCGAAATCGATCATCATCGTCGGCGCCGGCGCCATCGGCGTGGAGTTCGCCTATTTCTTCAACGCGCTCGGCACCAGGGTCACGCTGGTCGAGATGCTCCCGCAGATCCTTCCGGTCGAGGACGCGGAGGTCGCCAAGACCCTTCATCGCGCCTTTGACAAGCAGGGGATCACCACGCTCGTCGACACGAAGTGCGAAAACTTCCGGGTCGGGAAGGATTCCGTGAAAGTGGACCTCGTGACCGGCGACAAGAAGCAGGAGGTCGAGGCCGATTTCCTGCTCTCGGCGATCGGTGTCGTGGCCAATATCGAGGGCGTGCTCGGCAAGGCCGCCAGTGTCGATCTCGACCGCAACTACGTGAAGGTCGGCGACGACTACCAGACGACGATCAAGGGCATCTACGCCGCCGGCGACATCATCGGCCCGCCCTGGCTCGCCCACATCGCGACCTTCGAAGCGGTCAACGCCGTCAACGGCATGTTCGGACACGGCAAGCCGAAGCGCGTGAAAAACTTCCCCGGCTGCACCTATTGCCAGCCGCAAGTGGCCTCCATCGGCCTCACCGAGAAGGCGGCGAAGGACAAAAAGCTCGATATCAAGGTCGGCAAGTTCCCCTTCACGGCGTCCGGCAAGGCGGTGGCCTCGGCCGAGAGCGAAGGATTTGTGAAAGTCGTCACGGATGCGAAGACCGGCGAGATCTACGGCGCGCACATCATCGGCAGCGAGGCGACGGAACTGATCGCCGAGTACGGCCTGGCGATCGAACTGGAAGCCTCGGTCGAGGAAATCCACCAGACGATCCACGCCCACCCGACGCTGAGCGAAGCGATCATGGAAGCCGCCGCCGCCTCGATGGGCGAGGCGATCCATATCTGA
- a CDS encoding S-adenosylmethionine tRNA ribosyltransferase, with the protein MPLSTDLFDYHLPAHLVAQTPAARRDASRLMVVDRAARSVTHAHFSDLTRWLRAGDILFRNNAAVLPARLHARRPTGGAVECLLLRPEPARGDNVWWCLVRPGKKLPVGGIFAHGADFSAVVLEKDAEGAALVRFDVPAASGEGAAGGRSGGGSIVEVANRLGDVPLPPYIERARVEAEVTDPAFSADAAGRRALDLERYQTVYADRARQVAVAAPTAGLHFTPELLAGVAGLGVTTADVTLHVGLGTFKPIATGTIEEHPIHREIYEMSPATQQALLAPRAGNNGGRRIAVGTTTVRTIEDFLARQPVLTGGAGDQAGRQDSAGRRPHVAEASIYIYPPRVFRGVDALITNFHQPRSTLMCLVAAFLAPGSMDGIAWLRELYAEAIAREYRFFSYGDAMLIL; encoded by the coding sequence GTGCCACTTTCCACCGATCTTTTCGATTACCACCTGCCCGCGCATCTCGTCGCGCAAACCCCGGCTGCCCGCCGCGATGCCTCGCGCCTCATGGTCGTGGATCGCGCCGCCCGCTCGGTGACACACGCGCATTTCTCCGACCTGACGCGATGGCTGCGCGCAGGCGATATTCTCTTCCGCAACAACGCCGCCGTGCTGCCCGCCCGTCTCCATGCCCGGCGCCCTACCGGCGGAGCCGTCGAGTGCCTGTTGCTGCGCCCCGAACCGGCGCGCGGCGACAATGTCTGGTGGTGTCTCGTCCGTCCGGGCAAAAAACTGCCCGTCGGCGGCATCTTTGCCCATGGCGCCGATTTTTCGGCCGTCGTTCTGGAAAAGGATGCGGAGGGCGCGGCGCTGGTCCGGTTCGACGTGCCGGCGGCATCGGGCGAGGGCGCCGCCGGAGGCCGCTCCGGCGGCGGGTCCATTGTCGAGGTCGCCAACCGGCTCGGCGATGTGCCGCTGCCGCCCTACATCGAACGCGCCCGCGTGGAGGCGGAGGTGACGGACCCGGCGTTTTCCGCCGACGCCGCCGGGCGGCGGGCGCTGGACCTGGAGCGTTACCAGACCGTTTATGCCGACCGGGCAAGGCAGGTCGCCGTGGCCGCGCCGACCGCCGGGTTGCATTTTACGCCGGAGTTGCTCGCCGGGGTGGCGGGGCTCGGCGTCACCACGGCGGATGTCACGCTGCACGTCGGCTTGGGGACCTTCAAGCCCATCGCCACCGGCACGATCGAGGAGCATCCCATCCACCGCGAGATTTACGAGATGTCGCCGGCCACGCAGCAAGCCCTCCTCGCTCCGCGTGCAGGAAACAACGGCGGACGACGTATTGCCGTGGGCACGACAACCGTGCGCACCATTGAGGATTTTCTGGCCCGGCAACCGGTCTTGACGGGCGGCGCCGGCGATCAGGCCGGCCGGCAGGACAGCGCCGGACGCCGTCCGCATGTCGCCGAAGCCTCGATCTACATTTACCCGCCGCGTGTGTTTCGCGGCGTGGATGCGCTCATCACCAACTTCCACCAGCCGCGTTCGACGCTGATGTGCCTGGTGGCGGCGTTTCTGGCGCCGGGTTCGATGGACGGCATCGCCTGGTTGCGTGAGCTCTATGCGGAAGCCATTGCCCGCGAGTATCGCTTTTTCAGCTACGGCGATGCGATGCTGATCCTGTAA
- a CDS encoding phage tail protein — MTSDPRTLTTTEGDTIDEICQLHYGTTAGVTETVIEANPHLLNYPPRLPAGLTITLPAIPAEPQRHRRLW, encoded by the coding sequence ATGACCAGTGACCCGCGCACCCTCACGACCACGGAGGGCGACACCATCGACGAGATTTGCCAACTCCACTACGGCACCACGGCCGGTGTCACGGAAACGGTCATCGAGGCCAACCCGCACCTGCTCAACTACCCGCCGCGCCTGCCGGCCGGCCTGACGATCACGCTCCCCGCCATCCCCGCCGAGCCGCAGCGACATCGCCGCCTCTGGTGA